CTACCTCCAGGGCTGGAGTATCAAGGGTGACCTGGGGGAATATGACGTCCGCAATTGCAAGTACGTGGGGGAGGAGTAGTAGTGGTCGCTGACCTGACCCCGCAAGAAGACGGAGTCCTGCTCCTCCGAGTGAGCGACATCCGCACCTGGCTCGATTGCCCCCGCAAGTTCTGGCTTCAGACATTGCAAGGGCTCCGGCCAGGTGGTGACAAGACCGACCAGCTCGAGGTATCGAACTACCGCACGTTCGACCCGGCCCACCCAGAGGAACTGAACGAAGAGGTGGTTGTCCAGACCAGGGAGGCCAACCGACGGGACGAAGGGACCATGGTCCACGCCGTCACCGAAGCGTACTACCGAGGGGACTTGCCACCTAACTGGGACCCCATGGTCCTACGAGGGGCGGCTCAAGGGTTTATTGAAGCCAAGGCTGAGGAACTGAGCGACAACCTAGCTACAGAGTCTTGGGCCGAGGCTGTTCGCTACGCCACTGCCATGGCCACTGGCTACGTCCCGTGGGTACAGCGTGAGGGCCACGACGTAGGCAAGAAGGTTCTGGCCGTAGAGGAGCGGATGACCTGGGACTTTGAGGCCACCTACGCCGGCACCACCTCCCCGTACCACACCATCAGGGTCACGGGCCAACCTGACCACGTCGAACAAGACACCATCACTAGTGAGATCGGGATCGGTGACACCAAGACCGTGTCGTCCCTCAAGAAGGGTGGCCCCCGAGCACACGACTTCCAACTCACCGCCTACGCCTGGCTGTACTGGAAGAACCACGGTCGGATGCCGACCTACGGGTACCAGAACCTGATAGCCCGTTCCCTCCAGACAGCCAGGGCCACCCCTCCGTTCTACCGGAGGGTTCCGATCACCATCGGGGCGCAGTCTCTACGGCAGTTCACCCGATTCATGGAGGACACAATCGTCCGTATAGAGAACATGATCGCTGACACCAGTTACGACCCCCGCTTGATCCCCTACAACGAGGGCCCCCTCTGCACCCAGTTCAAGTGCGGTGTGCTTCCGTTGTGCGATGCCATGAGCAGCGGCTCACCTGTGCGGTGGAAGGAGCTGGCCAACCAGCACTTCGGAGGCAGCTACGAGGAGCTCTACGATGACTGAGCGGCAGAAGGTATGGACACTAGAGAGCGGTAGCTACTCCGACTACACCGTGCACGGTGTCTACTCCACCAAAGCAAAGGCTGAACTCGTCGCTTCTGCCCTCACAGGCAACTGGAGTGTGTTCGACATAGTAGAGCAGGACATGGACCCCCTGGTTGAGGAGTTGGAGGCGGGTATGCACCTCTACGACG
The bacterium genome window above contains:
- a CDS encoding PD-(D/E)XK nuclease family protein — translated: MSDIRTWLDCPRKFWLQTLQGLRPGGDKTDQLEVSNYRTFDPAHPEELNEEVVVQTREANRRDEGTMVHAVTEAYYRGDLPPNWDPMVLRGAAQGFIEAKAEELSDNLATESWAEAVRYATAMATGYVPWVQREGHDVGKKVLAVEERMTWDFEATYAGTTSPYHTIRVTGQPDHVEQDTITSEIGIGDTKTVSSLKKGGPRAHDFQLTAYAWLYWKNHGRMPTYGYQNLIARSLQTARATPPFYRRVPITIGAQSLRQFTRFMEDTIVRIENMIADTSYDPRLIPYNEGPLCTQFKCGVLPLCDAMSSGSPVRWKELANQHFGGSYEELYDD